A genomic region of Pseudomonas sp. MPC6 contains the following coding sequences:
- a CDS encoding OsmC family protein: MAITKKASAHWEGDLKTGIGSISTETGVLKEAPYGFKARFEGGKGTNPEELIGAAHAGCFSMAFSMILGDAGLKADSIDTQAEVTLDQVEGGFAITAVKLILKAKIPGASQAQFEELSNKAKEGCPVSKVLNAKISLDATLVS, from the coding sequence ATGGCTATCACGAAGAAAGCATCGGCTCATTGGGAAGGTGACCTGAAAACCGGCATCGGCTCGATCTCCACGGAAACCGGTGTACTCAAAGAAGCACCCTACGGCTTCAAGGCGCGTTTCGAAGGCGGCAAAGGCACCAATCCGGAAGAGCTGATCGGTGCGGCACATGCGGGCTGCTTTTCCATGGCGTTTTCAATGATTCTCGGCGATGCCGGTCTCAAGGCTGACAGCATCGATACCCAAGCCGAGGTCACTCTGGACCAAGTGGAGGGTGGCTTTGCGATCACGGCGGTGAAATTGATCCTCAAGGCTAAAATCCCCGGGGCGAGTCAGGCGCAGTTCGAGGAATTGAGCAACAAGGCCAAAGAAGGCTGTCCGGTGTCCAAGGTGCTGAATGCGAAGATCAGCCTGGATGCGACGCTGGTCAGCTAG